The stretch of DNA AAGTCGGACTTCAGCACGTAGAAGTTGCCGTTGCAGTTCGTGACGAAGCAGCGGCGCGCGTTGTTCGCGTCGATGATGCGGACGTACGCCTTGTCGACGCGGTTCCCGTAGCTGTCGGGGCCCCAGAACACGGTGCCGCCGAGCGCGAACACGCTGTCGGCAGGCCCCTTCTCGGAGTGGCAGAGCGCGCACGGCTCGCCGGGACGGTGGTACTCGCTCTCGATCGGGTAGTCCTCCTCCCGCTCGTCGCCGAGCTGGTTCACGGCGGAGCGATGGACCGGGTCGAAGTTGCACGAGCTCCCGATCGCCACGAGGGCGAGGAGACCGGCGGCGGCGAAGAGACGTCCGGCGCTCATCTCAGAACTCCACGTCGAAGCCGATCGAACCGTAGATCGCGGTCCGCGACGTGACATAGAGGGAGTTGAAGAAGCGCGTGTACATGACGTCGCCGACGAAGGTGATCCCGAATTTTACATCGCCTTCGGGCTCGCCGATGCCCAGACGTGCGCCGCCGCCCGCGGTCAGGGTGACGAGGGGCGAGAGCTCGCGATCGCCGGTGCGGTAGAGCGGCACGACGAAGGTGCCGTCCCCGCCGAGGTTCGCGGTGTAGGCGCGGGAGTAGAAGTTGGTCGAGGTCTGGAAATGGAGCCGGCCGTGCGGCCAGACGCGCAGGTGGCGCGAGATGTCCATCATGTAGCGCGAGTCGCTCGAGCTCGCCTTCATGCCCCAGGTGTCGAAGTAGAAGCGTTGCTCGAGGCGCAGCGTCGCGTCCTGGAGGCGCTTGTTGAAGCGAGCGCCCACCGCGATGCGATCGCGCTCGGTCGGCAGCTGCTCGAGCGGCTTCACCGGGAGGCGCGTCCGGTTGACGAGGTCGACCGTCGCGCCGACCGGGACGAAGGGCGCGACGTTGATCTCGTCGAAGGTGGGGATGTAGCGGTACGGCTGCGAGCCGTCGCCGCGCTCCATCGCGAAGGTGCCGCCGATCACGGCGATCGACGTGGGCGAGACGACGAACGTGACGCCCGCCTCGAACTCGTGCGTATGGATGTAGCCCTTCGTCGGGATGAAGTCGTTCAGCCAGTTGTTCGGACCGCGGCCGACGCGGTCGTAGCTGTACTGGTAGCCGAGCGTCGGCGTGATGAGCTTGTCGTTGAGCTCGGCGAGGATGCGCCCGCCGACGGTGTACGAGACGTAGTCGGGCGAGCTCGAGGTGTTCGCGGACGCTTGCGCGCCGAAGAGGCCCGGCTTGTACCCGCCGGTGATGCCGCCGACGTAGCGGTACTCGGTGAACGGCGGCGACGCCGACGACACGATGTCGGGGGACGCCGCGCTCACCGCGTCCACCGCGAAGTTGCCGCCGAGGTTCCAGCCGTTCGTCGGCGAGACGAGCGACGCGTTGAGCGCGGGCGTGTAGACGCCGACCGCGTTCGTGTCGGAGTACGCCGAGAAGTCGCCGGCGACGCGCACGACCAGGCTCTTCTGGTTCTGCGGCAGACACTTCTGCACCTCCTCCTGGCTCTTCGCCTGGAGCATGCACTTGATCTGGCTCGGCGTGATGAAGTCGTTCGACGGCGGGCGGAGCGTGATCTTGATGACGACGGGATCGGGCTGGCTCGGCGCCGCCTCGCGGTCCTTGATCTCGATCTCGTCTTCGTACTTCGAGGTGAAGCCGTTGACGGTGCCCTCCGCGACGACCTTGTGCTTGCCCGGATCGACCGAGAACTTCTTCGTGAGCGCGTCGTTCGGCACGGTGCGGTCGTCGAACGTGACCTTGAGGTCCTTCACGCCGGACGGCGGCTCGAACGTGACGTGCGGGATCCGCTTCAGGAGCTCCTGCACGCGCTTGAACGCGATCTGGGTGACGCTCTTGTCCTGCTTCTCGAGGCCGACCTCGAGCGCCTTCTGCGCGTCGCGGAGCCCGTCGACGAGCTTGCCCGCGCGCGCCTCGCACGACGCGAGGTGGAGGCGCGTCCGCGGCGAGTCGTCGATCGCGATCGCCTTCTTGTCCGCCGCGATGCAGTCGTCGAGGCGCCCCTCCTGATCGGCCTTGAGCGCCTCCTTGATGAGGTGGATGGTGGCGGCGAGGCCTCCCTCGTCGTCGCCGCCTCCGCCCGCCTTGGCGTCACCCTTGCCTTGCGCTCGCGCCGATGGGGCGACGAGGACGAGGCAGATCCCGACGAGCACCGCCAGGAGCCGGCATTTCTGCCACGAAGGCACGGCTCTACCGTACGAGAATTACGGGCGTCCCGGTATGCGAATCAGCGGCTCACTCCACGCAGACGACGCGGCGGTGGCGCTTTCGCGCGGCGAGCCAGGCGCGGGTCGTCATGACGGCGGCGAAGGCGAGCCAGAGGACGACGACGTCCTGGTGAGGCGACGGATCGGCCGGCGATCGCCCGACGAGGAACGCGCGCGCGACGGCGAGGACGATCGCGCCGAGGAGGCACCGCAGGAGCGCGAGCGGGAGGAGCAGGGAGCGCGCCTCGTCGTCCTCGGCCGCGATCTCGGCGTCGACGATCGCCGGCGCGATCGCGCGGCGAACGAGGTCGCGCGCGGGGTGGCCCTTCGTGAGCAGGAGCGCGCCGTCGGCGGCGAGCCAGACGCCGAACGCGGCGAGCGCGCCGCCCACGCCGAGCGCCACGTTCAGCGCGAGGCCCAAGAGCGGGAACAGGAGCGACGCGCCGACGGTGGCCGCCCGATCGGCGCGGAGGAGCGCGTCGAGATCGGACGTCGCGACGCGGATGGGGCGCGGGCGCGCCTCGACGTCGGCGGAGGGCACGCGGCCGCGCTCGATGCGATCCCCGAGCGCGAGGAGCTCGCGCGCCGGACGCGCAGGCGCGAGAGCCGCCGCGCGCGTCGCGACGCGGGCCCAGACGAACAGGATCGTCGAGACCAGCGCCGAGCCGAGGGCGGCGCCGGCGAGGGCGCCCAGCACGACGATCGCGACCGCGGCGACCGCGGCGGTCTCGGCCCCGTGGCGCGCGAGCACGAGCGGATGGACGTTCCACGCGGCGATCAGCGCCGCGACGAGCCCGCCGAGCGTGGCGGCGTCGCGCGCGCGCATGCACCACACGAAGCGCGCGGCGTCGTCCGGATCGGCGATCTCGCGCCAGCGCCTCCGCATCGCCACGTACGCGCGCATGTCGAGCGGGACCGGTGGATTGTCGGCCGTCGCGAGGCTCGCGATCCGCGCCTCGTGCTCCGCGATCAGCCCCGCGACGTCGCCCGCGCGCGACGCGTGGTACCGGTAGCGGTGCGCCGGATCGGCGGCGCGGCGCGTGACGCCGACGATCGACGTGGGCTCCGCGCCCTTCGACTGCTCCGTCGAGACGATCGTCCCGTCCTCGAGGAGCGTCTTCGCCACCGCCATGTCCGCCGGCGCGGTGAAGTCGACGTGCGTGAGCGCGAGCACGGTGACGCCGTCCGCGCCGATCGACACGTGGCTCACGAACACGAGCGCGCCGTTCCTCGCCGTCATGATCCACCCGAGCTCGGTGAAGCCGAGCGCGCGCGGCGCGGCGAGCGCCTCGGACGACAGCCGCGACGCCTCGCGCGCGGACGGATCGTCCGAGACGTCGACGTACTCGAGCTCCGTCGCTTGACGCACCGACGGTAGGCGAGCCCGCTAGTTGCAGCCGCAGCCGCCGCCGCCGCCGCCGAGGCCGCCGGCGGCGCCTTCGGAGACGGCCCGAACGTGCGAGTCGAGGCCGATCGAGATCTCTTCCGGCGTCATCGTCGGGTGCGCGAGCATTCCGCGCTCGTACGGCGCGACCTTCGTGCAGGCGCCCAGGAAGAGGCCGACGGCGACGAGGGCTAGCAGCTTGACCGGCGCGCTCATGCCTCGATCTTAGCTCGCCTCGAGGGCGCTGCACCTCTCGATTACGCGCGGATCTCTTGCGATCCACTCTTGTTCGATCGCGCCGGGAGGGCCAGAATTGCGTCATGCGCGCGCGCTGGGCAAGGTTGGTCGTCGTCGGCTCCGCCGGCGTGGCTGCGCTCGCGTGCACGACGGACTACCAGCAGGGCCTCGAGGACCCGAACTACGGCGGACCTTCCGCGCTGAAAGGGCAGAAGCCGCCCGGGCCCACGGTCGAGGCGACCGACGAAGGCTCGAGCGGAGGCGGCGCGAACCAGCCGCTGTGCGTGAAGCTCGGCGGCGCGCTCCTCGCGACGCCGCCGGCGTGCAACGTGAAGTTCTCGACCGACGTGATGCAGGCGCTCGCGGCCGGCAGCTGCTCCACCGCGGCGTGTCACGGCGGCGCGGAGCCGGCGAACCAGCCGAAGATCGATCCGGCCGACCTGCCGGGCTCGTACGCGTCGATGGCCGCGTTCCCGCCGCGCAGCGGCAAGCCGTACATCAACCCTTGCTCGATCGATCCCGCCCTCTCGGTGATCGACGACAACCTCGACCCCGCCGCGCCGGCGGCCGACCGCGGCACGGTGATGCCGCCCGGCTCGGGGCTCGTCGCCGCCATCCCGAAGGTCCGGGAATGGCTCCAGTGCGGCTCGCCGAACAACTGACGAAATGGAGCGACTCCTAGCCCTGCTGGAGCGTCGACTCGGACGCTTCGCGATCCCCAACCTGACGATGATCGTCGTCGGCGGCATGGCGTTCACGTTCATGCTGCTCTACACGAAGCCCGAGCTCATCGAGTACCTCGTCCTCGATCAGCGCCTCGCGCTGAAGCAGCCGTGGCGCTTCATCACGTACCTGTTCATCCCGCGGAGCGAGAGCCTCTTCTGGATCCTCTTCTCGCTCTACTGGACCTGGCTCGTCGGCACGAACCTCGAGAGCGAGTGGGGCGCGTTCAAGCTGAACGTCTACTACGTGATCGGCATCCTCGGGACGACGGCGGCGGCGTGGATCACGGGCCAGCCGCAAGGCAACTTCTGGCTCAACACGTCGCTCTTCTTCGCCTTCGCGACGATCTTTCCCAGCTACGAGATCCTCCTCTTCTTCATCGTGCCGATCCGGGTGAAGTGGCTGGCGTTCGCCACCGCCGCGCTCCTCGGCTGGTTCGTCATCGACGGCGACAACGGCACGCGCGCGGCCATCGTCGTCGCGTTCGCGAACTACCTCCTCTTCTTCGGCGGTCACCTCCTCGCGCTCGCGCGCGGCCAGCAGCTCCAGATGAAGCAGGCCGCCCGCCGCGCGTCGTTCCGCCGCCCCGCCCGCGACGACGACGACGACCGCGGCGCGAAGAGCGACAGCCGCGCGTGCGCGATCTGCGGCA from Labilithrix sp. encodes:
- a CDS encoding rhomboid family intramembrane serine protease, whose translation is MERLLALLERRLGRFAIPNLTMIVVGGMAFTFMLLYTKPELIEYLVLDQRLALKQPWRFITYLFIPRSESLFWILFSLYWTWLVGTNLESEWGAFKLNVYYVIGILGTTAAAWITGQPQGNFWLNTSLFFAFATIFPSYEILLFFIVPIRVKWLAFATAALLGWFVIDGDNGTRAAIVVAFANYLLFFGGHLLALARGQQLQMKQAARRASFRRPARDDDDDRGAKSDSRACAICGKRQDEGADIRVCSCEKCGGPRELCLEHARDH
- a CDS encoding DUF3570 domain-containing protein, which translates into the protein MPSWQKCRLLAVLVGICLVLVAPSARAQGKGDAKAGGGGDDEGGLAATIHLIKEALKADQEGRLDDCIAADKKAIAIDDSPRTRLHLASCEARAGKLVDGLRDAQKALEVGLEKQDKSVTQIAFKRVQELLKRIPHVTFEPPSGVKDLKVTFDDRTVPNDALTKKFSVDPGKHKVVAEGTVNGFTSKYEDEIEIKDREAAPSQPDPVVIKITLRPPSNDFITPSQIKCMLQAKSQEEVQKCLPQNQKSLVVRVAGDFSAYSDTNAVGVYTPALNASLVSPTNGWNLGGNFAVDAVSAASPDIVSSASPPFTEYRYVGGITGGYKPGLFGAQASANTSSSPDYVSYTVGGRILAELNDKLITPTLGYQYSYDRVGRGPNNWLNDFIPTKGYIHTHEFEAGVTFVVSPTSIAVIGGTFAMERGDGSQPYRYIPTFDEINVAPFVPVGATVDLVNRTRLPVKPLEQLPTERDRIAVGARFNKRLQDATLRLEQRFYFDTWGMKASSSDSRYMMDISRHLRVWPHGRLHFQTSTNFYSRAYTANLGGDGTFVVPLYRTGDRELSPLVTLTAGGGARLGIGEPEGDVKFGITFVGDVMYTRFFNSLYVTSRTAIYGSIGFDVEF
- a CDS encoding DUF4266 domain-containing protein, which translates into the protein MSAPVKLLALVAVGLFLGACTKVAPYERGMLAHPTMTPEEISIGLDSHVRAVSEGAAGGLGGGGGGCGCN